In Hyperolius riggenbachi isolate aHypRig1 chromosome 10, aHypRig1.pri, whole genome shotgun sequence, a genomic segment contains:
- the PLA2G12B gene encoding group XIIB secretory phospholipase A2-like protein isoform X1: MKSLIRIAVLCSVLSIAVGNEEAAQNSTTNSIPPEDASSDWGIGVVRDGFEAVNGYFDSFLELLGGRNGVCQYKCRYGKAPLPRPDYKPAEPNGCSSYFLGLKVPESLDMGIPAMTKCCNQLDLCYDTCGANKYRCDAKFRWCLHSICSDLKKSLGFVSKVEACEAVADTVFNTVWTLGCKPFMNSQRASCICNEEERDEL; the protein is encoded by the exons ATGAAGTCGCTTATTAGAATCGCAGTGCTTTGTTCAGTGCTAAGCATAGCAGTGGGTAATGAAGAGGCGGCTCAGAACAGCACAACCAATTCGATCCCACCTGAAGATGCCTCCTCTGATTGGGGTATTGGAGTAGTTCGGGATGGATTTGAAGCAGTTAATGGTTATTTTGACTCCTTTTTGGAACTCCTTGGTGGAAGAAACGGTGTATGCCAGTACAAGTGTCGATATG GCAAAGCTCCACTTCCCCGACCAGATTACAAGCCTGCAGAACCCAATGGCTGTAGCTCCTATTTCCTGGGTCTCAAGGTACCAGAGAGT TTAGATATGGGTATCCCGGCAATGACAAAGTGCTGCAACCAGCTGGATCTTTGTTACGATACCTGTGGGGCTAACAAGTACCGCTGTGATGCAAAGTTCCGCTGGTGCCTGCATTCCATCTGCTCGGACCTGAAGAAGAGCCTGGGCTTTGTCTCCAAAGTAGAAG CCTGTGAAGCAGTGGCTGATACAGTCTTTAACACTGTCTGGACCTTGGGCTGTAAGCCATTTATGAATAGCCAAAGAGCATCGTGTATATGCAACGAGGAGGAGAGGGATGAGCTATAG
- the PLA2G12B gene encoding group XIIB secretory phospholipase A2-like protein isoform X2 — MKSLIRIAVLCSVLSIAVGNEEAAQNSTTNSIPPEDASSDWGIGVVRDGFEAVNGYFDSFLELLGGRNGVCQYKCRYGKAPLPRPDYKPAEPNGCSSYFLGLKLDMGIPAMTKCCNQLDLCYDTCGANKYRCDAKFRWCLHSICSDLKKSLGFVSKVEACEAVADTVFNTVWTLGCKPFMNSQRASCICNEEERDEL, encoded by the exons ATGAAGTCGCTTATTAGAATCGCAGTGCTTTGTTCAGTGCTAAGCATAGCAGTGGGTAATGAAGAGGCGGCTCAGAACAGCACAACCAATTCGATCCCACCTGAAGATGCCTCCTCTGATTGGGGTATTGGAGTAGTTCGGGATGGATTTGAAGCAGTTAATGGTTATTTTGACTCCTTTTTGGAACTCCTTGGTGGAAGAAACGGTGTATGCCAGTACAAGTGTCGATATG GCAAAGCTCCACTTCCCCGACCAGATTACAAGCCTGCAGAACCCAATGGCTGTAGCTCCTATTTCCTGGGTCTCAAG TTAGATATGGGTATCCCGGCAATGACAAAGTGCTGCAACCAGCTGGATCTTTGTTACGATACCTGTGGGGCTAACAAGTACCGCTGTGATGCAAAGTTCCGCTGGTGCCTGCATTCCATCTGCTCGGACCTGAAGAAGAGCCTGGGCTTTGTCTCCAAAGTAGAAG CCTGTGAAGCAGTGGCTGATACAGTCTTTAACACTGTCTGGACCTTGGGCTGTAAGCCATTTATGAATAGCCAAAGAGCATCGTGTATATGCAACGAGGAGGAGAGGGATGAGCTATAG